The Megalobrama amblycephala isolate DHTTF-2021 linkage group LG10, ASM1881202v1, whole genome shotgun sequence DNA segment AACTGAGTTCCAATAGAATAGTTTGCAAAGCAACAAAtatacagtgttattttagtattatttatatactattatagtattaatAGGGCATCAAAATCCAGAAGACTAATTCGACACTGGTTCCTTCGAGATTTCATTTAATTCTTCTGTTGTTATTTTGCACTGATCTAAAAAtaagtaattaaaaatatttttaatcttttgCAGTCTAATAGCTCTTCTCAGAGCCGCCTGAGCGCTACAGGCATTGGCATGCTGTTCTCAGCTGGGACGTTCTTGTATGTGGCCACAGTTCATGTTCTGCCTGAAATCAACAGCAGAGGGCAGCAGCGCTCCACTCACCTACACCATCATACAGGAACTAGATCCTACCAGCAGCAGGACGGTCTGGGCATCACAGAGAGCCTCACGCTCATCCTGGGGGCGGGACTTCCTGTGCTGTTGGCCCTAGGACTGCCAGATGACTGATTTGTAGAAACAATCCAACAACCGAACATGACCTGTGACACGAGTAATGATTCAttcttaaatgtttatatttttatacagaTTTGAGAGTTGTTAAATTGAACTTTTAGGCAGTTTCAactcttaatttgttttctttgcCGAGAAACAAAATACAAGCCTGTGGTATGTTTATGTGCAGTTAAGGTCCGATATCAAATCAAAGACAAAAAAGATGTATATTTATGTTCTTATATCTAGAagcaatttttattttgtctcgGAGATTAAGTCATTTTCTCACTGCCATAAAGCTGCAATACTTAAGTGCAATACAGGGCTCTTTTTCCAAAGAGATTAACAATATTATTGCTTATTTTTTGAAGTTTTGTATTAAACAAAGAATGCCTTGTATTAGTATAAAccaatgtttattttcataattactCTGCAGATGGCAGGACAGTCTCTCTGGTACATGACAGTCTATTAAAAGCTGCTGTTTTGTGTGcaattttgtgttttgcaaatcACTTGTATGGACGTGGATCAACATTCCTGTCTAAAACAAAGAAAGTTATCCCCAAAATCAGGGAAGTGacaggtgaataacactgatgtacaAGCAcctaagcctaaacttgacatgtAAACTTGTTCCtcaattctgattggttgattggaatgttgttccaggatcaacagaGATGAACTTGGTGAAAGATCTGCTGGTGATAAATGGCTATTGATACAGCAATAGATGTGCAACTGAACATTGTCAGGCTCTATATACACTGattaggcataacattatgacacCTTCAAAGTTAATCCACATGGaaggcaggacccaaggtttcccagcagaaaaACCTGCAATTTATCTATCTTAAACTTGCAATTTGAGTTTAGTCAGTCATGCATGACAAATGATCTTTTTAGGAACTTGACACAAGAATGCCCTGACTGAAGCAATAAGCACAACGTGAAggactcaaataaaaaaaaaaaaatgtgagaaaTATTGGGAAAAATTCAAAAACTTTATTGGTTAATAAAGCATTCAGAAATTCCATTATTTGTTcaagtaaaagtaaataaataaataaattctataaaataaatagttgGCCTGTCGTTGGTGCAGTCTAAAAGCTTATCAATTGTCTTTGGCTTGATAAATACATTTATCAGCACTGGAAACGCCTCATTCATATGAAAAACTTGTTCTTCATTGTCTAACacttttacatttcaaatgtgCCTATGAAGTAGTTTTTGTATTCCTAGTCTATTTGGCTGCATTCAAGTCCCCCTGCAGTTAATAATTTATCCCTTCAAAcacatctttgatcaccaaaatgacatatttaaatattttccagtgaaaaacacttcttcatgccttaaaatagcttgaacgTAACCTTACTTCATTTATTATACGCGGATCtgtgaatatgctaattagtcTGTTTCTGCTCCATTTTGCAATTATATCAAAATAGTTCCAAATAAAGCCACAGCAACACACAGTGATTTTTTGTTACTAAATGAATCCGTGGTTTTGAACGAATCAACTGagacattgattcataaaaATGGCCACTTGCTTCGTCCCTGAAAGAATCGGCCGTGTGAATGAATcgtatgaatgaatgactcaatcgTGACTTGctggttttattttggtttatgttttagtcatttcatttttcattcatattcatACTATTTGTAATGTATATTTGATGCTTTACTTATCCaaaacaataatgactttaaatgatcttttgCGGGGTAATTATGGAATCTTGTTTCCGCTgtgatataaaaaataaaggtaattgcGTCTTTtcatcttacaattctgacttcttttttcagaattgcgtgatataaagtcagaattgagtgatgtaaagtcagaattgcatgatataaagtcagaattgcgagttataaagtcagaattgcgagatataaagtcagaattgcatgatataaagtcagaattgcgagttataaagtcagaattgcgagttataaagtcagaattgcgtgatataaagtcagaattgcgtgatataaagtcagaattgcgagttataaagtcagaattgcgagatataaagtcagaattgcatgatataaagtcagaattgcgagttataaagtcagaattgcgagttataaagtcagaattgcgtgatataaagtcagaattgcatgatataaagtcagaattgcgagttataaagtcagaattgcgagatataaagtcagaattgcatgatataaagtcagaattgcgagttataaagtcagaattgcgagttataaagtcagaattgcgtgatataaagtcagaattgcgtgatataaagtcagaattgcgagttataaagtcagaattgcgtgatataaagtcagaattgcgagttataaagtcagaattgcgtgatataaagtcagaattgcgagttataaagtcagaattgcgtgatataaagtcagaattgcgtgatataaagtcggaattgcgagttataaagtcagaattgcgagttataaagtcagaattgcgagttataaagtcagaattgcgtgatataaagtcagaattgcgagttataaagtcagaattgcgtgatataaagtcagaattgggaggtataaagtcagaattgcgagttataaagtcagaattgcgtgatataaagtcagaattgcgtgatataaaggggttttttccctcctaggactttttttcccacgctgggttttctcctagggggttttttccacccctgggagtcagccgacattggcttaatgtagcaccatcttgtatatgttacatattaccacgcttgtttgtacagcttatttttaaccacttcccttttttttctgtgcttctaatatgtaaagctgctttgaaacaattaccaattgtaaaagcgctatataaataaatttgacttgacttgacttgatataaagtcggaattgcgagttataaagtcagaattgcgtgatataaagtcagaattgcgagttataaagtcagaattgtgtgatataaagtcagaattgcgagttataaagtcagaattgagtgatgtaaagtcagaattgcaagttataaagtcagaattgcgtgatataaagtcagaattgcgtgatataaagtcagaattgcaagttataaagtcagaattgcgagttataaagtcagaattgagtgatgtaaagtcagaattgcaagttataaagtcagaattgcgtgatataaagtcagaattgcatgatataaagtcagaattgcgtgatataaagtcagaattgcgagttataaagtcagaattgagtgatgtaaagtcagaattgcaagttataaagtcagaattgcgtgatataaagtcagaattgcgtgatataaagtcagaattgcgtgatataaagtcagaattgcgagttataaagtcagaattgcgtgatataaagtcagaattgcgtgatataaagtcagaattgcgtgatataaagtcagaattgcgagttataaagtcagaattgagtgatgtaaagtcagaattgcaagttataaagtcagaattgagtgatataaagtcagaattgcgtgatataaagtcagaattgcgagttataaagtcagaattgagtgatgtaaagtcagaattgcaagttataaagtcagaattgcgtgatataaagtcagaattgcgtgatataaagtcagaattgcgtgatataaagtcagaattgcgagttataaagtcagaattgcatgatataaagtcagaattgcgtgatataaagtcagaattgcgtgatataaagtcagaattgcgagatataaagtcagaattgagtgatgtaaagtcagaattgcaagttataaagtcagaattgcgtgatataaagtcagaattgcgtgatataaagtcagaattgcgagttataaagtcagaattgagtgatgtaaagtcagaattgcaagttataaagtcagaattgcgagatataaagtcagaattgcatgatataaagtcagaattgcgagttataaagtcagaattgcgaattataaagtcagaattgcatgatataaagtcagaattgcgagttataaagtcagaattgcgagatataaagtcagaattgcatgatataaagtcagaattgcgagttataaagtcagaattgcatgatataaagtcagaattgcgagttataaagtcagaattgcgagatataaagtcagaattgcatgatataaagtcagaattgcgagttataaagtcagaattgcgagttataaagtcagaattgcgtgatataaagtcagaattgcgagttataaagtcagaattgcgtgatataaagtcagaattgcgagttataaagtcagaattgggaggtataaagtcagaattgcgagttataaagtcagaattgcgtgatataaagtcagaattgcgagttataaagtcagaattgcgtgatataaagtcggaattgcgagttataaagtcagaattgcgagttataaagtcagaattgcgagttataaagtcagaattgtgtgatataaagtcagaattgcgagttataaagtcagaattgagtgatgtaaagtcagaattgcaagttataaagtcagaattgcgtgatataaagtcagaattgcgtgatataaagtcagaattgcaagttataaagtcagaattgcgagttataaagtcagaattgagtgatgtaaagtcagaattgcaagttataaagtcagaattgcgtgatataaagtcagaattgcatgatataaagtcagaattgcgtgatataaagtcagaattgcgagttataaagtcagaattgagtgatgtaaagtcagaattgcaagttataaagtcagaattgcgtgatataaagtcagaattgcgagttataaagtcagaattgcgtgatataaagtcagaattgcgtgatataaagtcagaattgcgtgatataaagtcagaattgcgagttataaagtcagaattgagtgatgtaaagtcagaattgcaagttataaagtcagaattgagtgatataaagtcagaattgcgtgatataaagtcagaattgcgagttataaagtcagaattgagtgatgtaaagtcagaattgcaagttataaagtcagaattgcgtgatataaagtcagaattgcgtgatataaagtcagaattgcgtgatataaagtcagaattgcgagttataaagtcagaattgcatgatataaagtcagaattgcgtgatataaagtcagaattgcgtgatataaagtcagaattgcgagttataaagtcagaattgagtgatgtaaagtcagaattgcaagttataaagtcagaattgcgtgatataaagtcagaattgcgtgatataaagtcagaattgcgtgatataaagtcagaattgcgagttataaagtcagaattgagtgatgtaaagtcagaattgcaagttataaagtcagaattgcatgatataaagtcagaattgcgagttataaagtcagaattgcgagttataaagtcagaattgcatgatataaagtcagaattgcgagttataaagtcagaattgcgagatataaagtcagaattgcatgatataaagtcagaattgcgagttataaagtcagaattgcatgatataaagtcagaattgcgagttataaagtcagaattgcgagatataaagtcagaattgcatgatataaagtcagaattgcgagttataaagtcagaattgcgagttataaagtcagaattgcgtgatataaagtcagaattgcgtgatataaagtcagaattgcgagttataaagtcagaattgcgtgatataaagtcagaattgcgagttataaagtcagaattgggaggtataaagtcagaattgcgagttataaagtcagaattgcgtgatataaagtcagaattgcgagttataaagtcagaattgcgtgatataaagtcggaattgcgagttataaagtcggaattgcgagttataaagtcagaattgcgagttataaagtcagaattgcgtgatataaagtcagaattgcgagttataaagtcagaattgcgtgatataaagtcggaattgcgagttataaagtcggaattgcgagttataaagtcagaattgcgagttataaagtcagaattgcgtgatataaagtcagaattgcgagttataaagtcagaattgcgtgatataaagtcagaattgggaggtataaagtcagaattgcgagttataaagtcagaattgcgtgatataaagtcagaattgcgtgatataaagtcggaattgcgagttataaagtcagaattgcgagttataaagtcagaattgcgtgatataaagtcagaattgcgagttataaagtcagaattgcgtgatataaagtcagaattgcgtgatataaagtcggaattgcgagttataaagtcagaattgcgagttataaagtcagaattgtgtgatataaagtcagaattgcgagttataaagtcagaattgcaagttataaagtcagaattgcgtgatataaagtcagaattgcgtgatataaagtcagaattgcaagttataaagtcagaattgagtgatgtaaagtcagaattgcgagttataaagtcagaattgtgtgatataaagtcagaattgcatgatataaagtcggaattctGAGATGTTTCAATATTTTGCTATGTTTTTTCCGGTGAAAAACaattcatgccttaaaatagcttgaacataactctacacccttgcttcatttattaTACATGGATcgatgaatatgctaattagccccgcctccactcactcactcacacaagcTCAGAGATTCGCTCAACTTGCTGAGGTAAACACTGCACAATGctatcgctttttacaacgtcgAACACATGActgtaattaatataattagcattttgcttgactacattatcaaacagctaataatgtgttgctaatgttacaaaacTCCCTTGCTTCAGAtcggtcatagttaatgatatgctaaagcccgcccgcacattgacgtgattggttacgaGGTAGCTTGTGATgtaagaaacaccagcgatttcaaaccgcgcTTTTAGGTCACtgcatttttaaagagaaaatactcagcaatggtgttgacttatggttcgtcttaaagcatattaaaacaccacatagacatataaacagcttgattttcaccacagggggactttaatactATTATAATTAGATTCTCTTCAGTAGGACCAGCACTATTCACAGTTTCAGGCGGCCCAGATGAGCGGTCACCTCGGCTTCTCGTGCCATCTGGTCAAAGGTGCTTCGGGTCGTCTGCTCCCTCACCCTCTCCCGCATGTAGCAGGAGGCGTGAGCCACTTTCCGGCTCCTCTCCTGGGCCTCGGTCCTCTCTCTCTGCAGCTTCTCCATGCGGCGCTCCTTTTCCGTCACGGCGTTGCATCTTTGCTCCCACTGCGCTTTCTCCTCCTCCACGACTCGGTCTTGTAGTCTGCGATGATTCATTTCCTTTTCCTGGTTTTCCCGTCTGACGCTTTGAGCTCTGCGGCGACACTGCTCCTGCGCCTGCAGCACCGCGCGTTCCATCCGCAGCTGGCAACGTCGCACAAGCATTTGCTTCTGCTCCAGCCAATCCCTTTTCTCCATCCCCGCGCGCTCCTGCGCCATCCGCATCTGCTCCTCCTCCTTCGCCGCGCGTAATCGCATTTCCTGCAGCCGCGCTTCTACAATCACTCCGTGGTTCTCCGCGGAGCGTTGCAGCTTCCGCTCTACTACTTTTCTCTTCAGCTCCTCCTCCGTACGTTCCTGCTCCTCGACCTCCTTTTTTAGAAGGAGGTGCCTGAGTAGCTCCCTCTGGTTCTCTAGCATGATTCTCCTCCTTTCTCTACTTTCCTGCATTCGCTTGCTCCTCATCGCATGCTGCTCTTTTTCACGCGCCTCCTGCAGCTCCTTCTCTCGCTGCGCCTCCTCAATGCGCTCCTTCTCCTGCAGGAGCCGCTCCTGGTAGCGTTTGCGTTCTTTCGCTTCCCTGCTCGCCGCGTTATGCTCGAACCTGCGTCGCATTCGCTGCTCCTCGGCGAGTCTCCTCCAGCGCTCCTCCTGCTGAAGCGTCTCCCGCTTGCGCCGCTCCGCAAGGATGGCCTCCTCTACCTCTCGCTGCCTCCTCCGCTCCTCCAAGCCCTCCTGCCAGTGACGAATTTGTCGCAGAAGCTCTTTTCGCCGCTTTTGCTCCAAGTCGGCTCGCCGCGCCTCCTCGCGCCTCTGCTCCTCTTCGCGATTTTGCTCCTCGAACATGCTCTGCCGTAAACGAATCTGCTCCTCTTCATGCTTGGCTAGCATCAACCCGGCAATCTTTTGATCTTTTTCCGGGATGGCGATTCTTAGTTTGCGACTGATCTCCTCCGAGAGGCTTTTTAGCCGGCGTTCCGTCGCGGGAGAATGTCGGAGCTCAGCCAGACTGAAACTACAAGGGAACTTTGAGGTCGGAAACCTGTCTGAGATCGTAATCGCGGACTTTGAGTGAACTCGGTCGTCGGTGAACCGTGAATCACTGGGACATTTGGCTTTGGAATCTGTGATTGTTTGCTCTGGGACGGTTTCCAGGGCTGTGAACGGTTTTACAGATGACTTTCTATTCCAGCCCTCTTGTATGATCCGCTCTCTCTCCTCTCGACACAAGCGCAGTCGTTCTCTTCGTCCTTTCTCGTACTCCTCATATAATACGGTCACTTCCTCCAAAGAGGACTCTTGGTTTTCATCGATAAAGTCTGTGAGGGATCTGAACAGCAGATCAACAGGTTTCACTCCCAGTCTTGCACAGGATTCAAGTGACCGTGGACTTGTCAGAACATATCTGCTATCTTTAGCTTCAGGaaagtttaaattatttaaatccaAATGCAGGATCGGTGAAATTGATCTAATATGCTCCATTTATTAATACACTGAGTGCATTTGGTCGAGTTTACTAATCCTTCATAACTAGCTGGTGTTATAAACGGTTTCCAGACATAAATATAAGgtgttttaatacattttacgTCTACGTTTTTGATTTTTAGCTTGTATGAATGTTTTGTAATACTTATTCGCGCCTGAAACTGCTCTTCAAAACCTCGGACGCTTCTCTGATCACCATGGCAGCACACACGTCACAGCAAAGAGTATAGAAaaccaagaggcgacactctgatactttttgggtaacagccactagatggcgctccggtagcgcggccgccattacggggtgaaaatactaactggaccattgaatccttcaAATCAGCGAATTTCACGGCCAAATCAGAAGCTCAatagaacatttttcaaatgaaatcatcaGTAAATTGTATAATCctaaatgttgtattgtgttatatatgttttattttaccagttgtggaatccaaccattcatccatctgaggtaacgtagttagcctactttattgagtatttccattttatgcaactttacatatttattaatagtaaattaataattaataaatttaagatcatcatgtttgcagcgaacaatatatttcagacctagtggagtaataataataatatctaggtctgaattgatatatattgtacgttttaatggatcacactacaaacataatgatcttataatacatgatgcattgctgtgtccgttatcccataattcacacttttagACACTTTTGttttaacggacattagacaacactgcaaaatcaagctgttatattcatataatttattgtccaacattcccatttttttctgatacatgtccttaatttaatttgttaataattcagtgtttataagccttttaaagaattttaacccaaactgactgggatTCTAAAGAGCAAAggtttgtgaaaaaagtggaagacttaaacacaaagtgtgtaaaataaagtgtaaaaaggatttgatgatcactagtgatagtattttattctgtgttgtcatcattcaggttggatttcagctttaatgtactttttttttttaacaaagcagctgatattatAGAAACTATAGAgactcgctttcaccccaaaatggcggaaacgcagggctgctgctgggcgccggtgctGCAATGGAGCGTTctgttgagtgtcgcttcttgttggTGTATATTCTTTGGTAACGTCACAGGAACAGACTAGGCTTTGTATGGAAATTCAAAACAGCGCCACCTTGCGACCAGGCGTTTATATTGCCA contains these protein-coding regions:
- the LOC125277612 gene encoding coiled-coil domain-containing protein 177, with the protein product MEHIRSISPILHLDLNNLNFPEAKDSRYVLTSPRSLESCARLGVKPVDLLFRSLTDFIDENQESSLEEVTVLYEEYEKGRRERLRLCREERERIIQEGWNRKSSVKPFTALETVPEQTITDSKAKCPSDSRFTDDRVHSKSAITISDRFPTSKFPCSFSLAELRHSPATERRLKSLSEEISRKLRIAIPEKDQKIAGLMLAKHEEEQIRLRQSMFEEQNREEEQRREEARRADLEQKRRKELLRQIRHWQEGLEERRRQREVEEAILAERRKRETLQQEERWRRLAEEQRMRRRFEHNAASREAKERKRYQERLLQEKERIEEAQREKELQEAREKEQHAMRSKRMQESRERRRIMLENQRELLRHLLLKKEVEEQERTEEELKRKVVERKLQRSAENHGVIVEARLQEMRLRAAKEEEQMRMAQERAGMEKRDWLEQKQMLVRRCQLRMERAVLQAQEQCRRRAQSVRRENQEKEMNHRRLQDRVVEEEKAQWEQRCNAVTEKERRMEKLQRERTEAQERSRKVAHASCYMRERVREQTTRSTFDQMAREAEVTAHLGRLKL